A region from the Aphis gossypii isolate Hap1 chromosome 1, ASM2018417v2, whole genome shotgun sequence genome encodes:
- the LOC114120265 gene encoding uncharacterized protein LOC114120265 isoform X8: MKEMPKLVKLAPNGSADRLPLQESKKRKRPIGKSHALVTSKPLTIVAPTPIATTRNEDSINSTKYTTYASQSNPAVVLKKKDSTVQCSQTTTIKTGVSGNIPVGIAVARQRYTQSSSNTEVQRQRETTTTTVSMPEVVHQSPMQTMVLSYNDCSMTTGSTTGINRWPSSGSCSIPQNTIGSQWSFQNTTLRTPALEQQTIQPVGYQLVQDQSGQYFLLPQNSIAGLMAMPFDYCKSETQNHHQPNQGYTLIQQPQQQMTTLSPIINHHPQYTSIASSGSFLIQQVSSSTPPALINTHHQLTDNSAHQQPLIQLTSPENQMIIFNQQQSAIVAQPLIGHLQPPHAGLTIATQMQSGCQNQINDIQTVSESVTVQTKLVQQSITEKSTISRHTEENVSISLDYCNTTISEPEKDLKQDFSAPEPLLESEAIISHDASNQTDIQTEDEAYHPSIEESKEPNFTESAQDCINNDQPLTESTTQTSVLSIAENSNTPDITGLELLLNSIEQFEKRNSSEQLESCHTQEDVMNTSEQDNVQTVDVNVNTVEEAEEKGVNKIDLLLLAEQFLETEKSSETSEQDNIIKNYSNNNNLTAVEEKLCSYEFEENPTKPLEVTINKNGIKKVYTKKSFAQSSTTIFQSVDKLKVNSKLDTIKKAPKYSSVKVQNRKMSDSSLSSSGQVKRGPGRPKKVLKCDDGNNNNGNNELDVKEKRLKLDCSSKTKHKTSSSSSSDLSPPVLEPWSPFSPRKISTHTPPTLSPVSSGAKHSDAKKLSDDDKFYQKKFVKKRSTSSIMTSEDEFRPPLKKRKVGRPRKNPNPFDEVIKKHLSQSPKKDKQLSSSSGLLSSVSTIKINKIETPSCNQYKIKPKLKAEVKIKHWNVEDEDDEIQDQDDILGLPEYVCKKRQIADALHRVSPCAINKPAVIPKKIMFSNASLDSVDSLDDTALFPQREESYSPIPVRSQTSESSDNSLAQTNEERDSSTTVELAERQCTPVSPSRPNVEITTVDDDHERRRLKKKRKHRKHKHSHDETRTKHKHKHHKKHHKKHKRHRDSDLELSVSEPPTLSPQRLIVDTIEDDDDDDDNDDCKSKENDSSEVESSDVPAFLSDQQIWKWSGDSYKRPGRGGNKKTFYKSISRGDETISIGDCAVFLSSGQLDRPFIGKVNSMWETNQEKMQVKVFWFYHPEETASDFTGNLPYPGALFKSPHNDINDVQSIMNGCQVVSIEEFSSIVEKDAKRLKNIYVNNDLFYLAGDYEPVMKMINFSDGVVLTPSKT; this comes from the exons A tGAAAGAAATGCCGAAATTGGTGAAACTTGCGCCCAATGGATCAGCAGACAGGTTGCCGTTACAAGAATCAAAAAAACGTAAAAGGCCAATTGGAAAAAGCCACGCTTTAGTCACCAGTAAACCGTTGACGATAG TTGCTCCCACTCCGATAGCAACAACCCGAAATGAAGACTCTATTAACTCGACCAAGTATACTACGTATGCGTCGCAGAGCAATCCAGCAGTGGTGTTGAAGAAAAAAGATTCCACTGTTCAATGCAGTCAAACTACAACCATCAAAA CTGGCGTCAGTGGAAATATACCGGTGGGCATAGCTGTTGCCAGACAAAGGTATACTCAAAGTTCTTCCAACACAGAAGTTCAAAGGCAACGAGAGACCACCACAACGACGGTATCTATGCCCGAAGTCGTTCATCAGTCTCCGATGCAGACAATGG TGTTGTCCTACAACGATTGTTCCATGACAACTGGATCAACAACAGGTATAAACCGATGGCCATCGTCTGGGAGCTGCAGCATTCCTCAAAACACTATCGGAAGCCAATGGAGTTTTCAAAATACTACATTAAGAA cTCCTGCTTTGGAACAGCAGACCATACAGCCGGTCGGATATCAACTAGTCCAAGATCAATCCGgtcaatattttcttttacctCAAAACTCTATTGCCG GTTTAATGGCTATGCCGTTTGATTATTGCAAGTCGGAAACACAAAATCACCACCAACCTAATCAAGGTTATACTCTAATCCAACAACCACAGCAGCAGATGACTACTCTATCGCCGATCATAAACCACCATCCACAGTATACTTCTATTGCTAGTTcgg GTTCATTCTTGATTCAACAAGTCAGTTCTTCCACTCCTCCAGCCCTCATAAACACTCATCATCAACTAACCGACAACAGTGCACACCAACAACCGTTAATCCAGTTGACATCGCCTGAAAATCAGATGATAATTTTCAACCAACAACAATCAGCTATTGTGGCTCAACCACTAATAGGTCATCTTCAACCGCCACACGCGGGACTGACTATTGCAACTCAAATGCAATCTGGATGTCAAAATCAAATCAACGATATACAAACAGTATCTGAGTCTGTAACTGTTCAAACAAAATTAGTACAGCAGTCTATTACTGAAAAGAGTACGATTTCAAGACACACAGAagaaaatgtttcaatttcattGGACTATTGTAACACTACTATTAGTGAACCAGAAAAAGACTTAAAACAAGATTTTTCAGCGCCAGAACCCCTCTTGGAATCTGAAGCGATTATATCACATGATGCTAGCAATCAAACAGATATTCAAACTGAAGATGAAGCTTATCATCCATCGATTGAAGAAAGCAAAGAACCTAATTTCACCGAGAGTGCTCAAGACTGCATAAATAATGACCAGCCTTTGACTGAAAGTACTACTCAGACTTCAGTTTTGTCTATAGCCGAAAATTCAAATACACCAGATATTACTGGACTAGAGCTGTTGTTGAATAGCATTGAACAGTTTGAAAAACGAAACTCTAGTGAACAATTGGAAAGTTGTCATACTCAGGAAGATGTGATGAATACTTCAGAACAGGACAATGTTCAAACAGTAGATGTTAATGTAAATACTGTCGAGGAAGCAGAAGAAAAAGGCGTTAACAAGATTGATTTACTTTTGTTGGCTGAACAGTTTTTGGAAACTGAAAAATCTAGTGAGACTTCTGAgcaagacaatattattaagaattactcaaacaataataatttaactg CTGTAGAGGAAAAATTATGCAGTTATGAGTTTGAAGAAAACCCCACCAAACCACTTGAGgtgacaataaataaaaatggcattaaaaaagtttataccAAGAAATCATTTGCTCAGAGTAGCACCACTATTTTCCAGTCAGTtgacaaattaaaagttaactcAAAATTAGATACAATCAAAAAGGCACCTAAGTACTCTAGTGTTAAAGttcaaaatcgaaaaatgtCTGACTCAAGTTTATCATCTTCTGGTCAAGTAAAACGTGGACCAGGTCGTCcaaaaaaagtattgaaatGTGATGATGGAAATAACAACAATGGAAATAATGAACTAGATGTAAAAGAAAAACGGTTGAAATTGGATTGTAGTTCAAAAACCAAACATAAGACTTCTAGTTCCTCTTCATCAGATCTCTCTCCTCCCGTGTTAGAACCATGGAGTCCTTTTTCACCTAGAAAGATTTCAACACATACCCCACCCACATTATCACCAGTTTCATCAGGGGCTAAACACTCTGATGCTAAAAAATTATCGGATGATGATAAgttctatcaaaaaaaatttgtcaaaaaacgCTCTACATCATCAATTATG ACTAGTGAAGATGAATTCAGACCACCTTTAAAGAAACGAAAAGTTGGTCGACCAAGAAAAAACCCAAACCCATTTGATGAAGTCATTAAAAAACATCTGTCTCAAAGTCCAAAGAAAGATAAACAACTTTCTTCATCATCAGGCTTGTTAAGCAGTGtttcaacaattaaaattaataaaatagagaCACCATCTTGTaaccaatacaaaataaaacccaAGTTAAAAGCTGAAGTTAaa attaaacATTGGAATGTGGAGGATGAAGATGACGAAATCCAAGACCAAGATGATATATTAGGTTTGCCagaatatgtatgtaaaaaacgCCAAATAGCTGATGCATTGCATAGAGtg tCTCCCTGTGCTATCAATAAGCCAGCAGTGATCCCTAAGAAGATAATGTtttcaaatgcatcattagaTAGTGTAGACAGTTTAGATGATACTGCTTTATTTCCGCAAAGGGAAGAATCATATAGCCCTATTCCAGTGAGAAGTCAAACTTCAGAATCTTCTGATAATTCTCTTGCACAAACCAACGAAG AACGGGATAGTTCTACTACGGTCGAACTCGCTGAACGACAATGCACACCCGTCAGTCCGAGTCGACCGAATGTAGAAATAACTACCGTCGAT gaTGATCACGAAAGAAGAAGACTGAAAAAGAAACGCAAACATAGGAAACATAAACACAGTCATGATGAAACAAGAAccaaacataaacataaacacCACAAAAAACATCACAAAAAGCATAAGCGACATCGAGATTCTGATTTAGAGCTTTCGGTATCTGAACCACCTACTCTATCTCCCCAAAGACTTATTGTAGACACCATAGAAGACGATGATGacgatgatgataatgatgattGCAAATCTAAAGAA AATGACTCCAGTGAAGTTGAAAGCAGTGATGTACCAGCATTTCTGTCTGATCAACAAATATGGAAGTGGTCAGGTGACAGTTATAAGCGCCCAGGCCGGGGTGGCAATAAGAAGACTTTTTACAAGTCTATCAGTAGAGGAGACGAAACCATAAgt ATTGGGGACTGTGCTGTGTTTTTGTCTTCTGGTCAATTGGATCGACCTTTTATTGGTAAAGTTAACTCTATGTGGGAGACTAATCAGGAAAAAATGCAAGTAAaagtattttggttttatcATCCTGAAGAGACTGCCAGTGACTTTACTGGAAATCTACCATACCCA ggAGCATTATTCAAATCACctcataatgatattaatgatgTGCAAAGTATTATGAATGGATGTCAAGTGGTATCAATAGAAGAGTTCAGTTCAATTGTCGAAAAAGATGCTAAAcggttgaaaaatatatatgtaaataatgatCTATTCTATTTAGCCGGAGACTATGAGCCAGTCATGAAAATGATAAACTTCAGTGATGGTGTAGTGTTAACACCGAGTAAAACATGA
- the LOC114120265 gene encoding uncharacterized protein LOC114120265 isoform X7, giving the protein MAFFFCASPGNATEQLMTQGAFKIRSGQVGTPMVHNSDPNMKEMPKLVKLAPNGSADRLPLQESKKRKRPIGKSHALVTSKPLTIVAPTPIATTRNEDSINSTKYTTYASQSNPAVVLKKKDSTVQCSQTTTIKTGVSGNIPVGIAVARQRYTQSSSNTEVQRQRETTTTTVSMPEVVHQSPMQTMVLSYNDCSMTTGSTTGINRWPSSGSCSIPQNTIGSQWSFQNTTLRTPALEQQTIQPVGYQLVQDQSGQYFLLPQNSIAGLMAMPFDYCKSETQNHHQPNQGYTLIQQPQQQMTTLSPIINHHPQYTSIASSGSFLIQQVSSSTPPALINTHHQLTDNSAHQQPLIQLTSPENQMIIFNQQQSAIVAQPLIGHLQPPHAGLTIATQMQSGCQNQINDIQTVSESVTVQTKLVQQSITEKSTISRHTEENVSISLDYCNTTISEPEKDLKQDFSAPEPLLESEAIISHDASNQTDIQTEDEAYHPSIEESKEPNFTESAQDCINNDQPLTESTTQTSVLSIAENSNTPDITGLELLLNSIEQFEKRNSSEQLESCHTQEDVMNTSEQDNVQTVDVNVNTVEEAEEKGVNKIDLLLLAEQFLETEKSSETSEQDNIIKNYSNNNNLTAVEEKLCSYEFEENPTKPLEVTINKNGIKKVYTKKSFAQSSTTIFQSVDKLKVNSKLDTIKKAPKYSSVKVQNRKMSDSSLSSSGQVKRGPGRPKKVLKCDDGNNNNGNNELDVKEKRLKLDCSSKTKHKTSSSSSSDLSPPVLEPWSPFSPRKISTHTPPTLSPVSSGAKHSDAKKLSDDDKFYQKKFVKKRSTSSIMTSEDEFRPPLKKRKVGRPRKNPNPFDEVIKKHLSQSPKKDKQLSSSSGLLSSVSTIKINKIETPSCNQYKIKPKLKAEVKIKHWNVEDEDDEIQDQDDILGLPEYVCKKRQIADALHRVSPCAINKPAVIPKKIMFSNASLDSVDSLDDTALFPQREESYSPIPVRSQTSESSDNSLAQTNEERDSSTTVELAERQCTPVSPSRPNVEITTVDDDHERRRLKKKRKHRKHKHSHDETRTKHKHKHHKKHHKKHKRHRDSDLELSVSEPPTLSPQRLIVDTIEDDDDDDDNDDCKSKENDSSEVESSDVPAFLSDQQIWKWSGDSYKRPGRGGNKKTFYKSISRGDETISIGDCAVFLSSGQLDRPFIGKVNSMWETNQEKMQVKVFWFYHPEETASDFTGNLPYPGALFKSPHNDINDVQSIMNGCQVVSIEEFSSIVEKDAKRLKNIYVNNDLFYLAGDYEPVMKMINFSDGVVLTPSKT; this is encoded by the exons tGAAAGAAATGCCGAAATTGGTGAAACTTGCGCCCAATGGATCAGCAGACAGGTTGCCGTTACAAGAATCAAAAAAACGTAAAAGGCCAATTGGAAAAAGCCACGCTTTAGTCACCAGTAAACCGTTGACGATAG TTGCTCCCACTCCGATAGCAACAACCCGAAATGAAGACTCTATTAACTCGACCAAGTATACTACGTATGCGTCGCAGAGCAATCCAGCAGTGGTGTTGAAGAAAAAAGATTCCACTGTTCAATGCAGTCAAACTACAACCATCAAAA CTGGCGTCAGTGGAAATATACCGGTGGGCATAGCTGTTGCCAGACAAAGGTATACTCAAAGTTCTTCCAACACAGAAGTTCAAAGGCAACGAGAGACCACCACAACGACGGTATCTATGCCCGAAGTCGTTCATCAGTCTCCGATGCAGACAATGG TGTTGTCCTACAACGATTGTTCCATGACAACTGGATCAACAACAGGTATAAACCGATGGCCATCGTCTGGGAGCTGCAGCATTCCTCAAAACACTATCGGAAGCCAATGGAGTTTTCAAAATACTACATTAAGAA cTCCTGCTTTGGAACAGCAGACCATACAGCCGGTCGGATATCAACTAGTCCAAGATCAATCCGgtcaatattttcttttacctCAAAACTCTATTGCCG GTTTAATGGCTATGCCGTTTGATTATTGCAAGTCGGAAACACAAAATCACCACCAACCTAATCAAGGTTATACTCTAATCCAACAACCACAGCAGCAGATGACTACTCTATCGCCGATCATAAACCACCATCCACAGTATACTTCTATTGCTAGTTcgg GTTCATTCTTGATTCAACAAGTCAGTTCTTCCACTCCTCCAGCCCTCATAAACACTCATCATCAACTAACCGACAACAGTGCACACCAACAACCGTTAATCCAGTTGACATCGCCTGAAAATCAGATGATAATTTTCAACCAACAACAATCAGCTATTGTGGCTCAACCACTAATAGGTCATCTTCAACCGCCACACGCGGGACTGACTATTGCAACTCAAATGCAATCTGGATGTCAAAATCAAATCAACGATATACAAACAGTATCTGAGTCTGTAACTGTTCAAACAAAATTAGTACAGCAGTCTATTACTGAAAAGAGTACGATTTCAAGACACACAGAagaaaatgtttcaatttcattGGACTATTGTAACACTACTATTAGTGAACCAGAAAAAGACTTAAAACAAGATTTTTCAGCGCCAGAACCCCTCTTGGAATCTGAAGCGATTATATCACATGATGCTAGCAATCAAACAGATATTCAAACTGAAGATGAAGCTTATCATCCATCGATTGAAGAAAGCAAAGAACCTAATTTCACCGAGAGTGCTCAAGACTGCATAAATAATGACCAGCCTTTGACTGAAAGTACTACTCAGACTTCAGTTTTGTCTATAGCCGAAAATTCAAATACACCAGATATTACTGGACTAGAGCTGTTGTTGAATAGCATTGAACAGTTTGAAAAACGAAACTCTAGTGAACAATTGGAAAGTTGTCATACTCAGGAAGATGTGATGAATACTTCAGAACAGGACAATGTTCAAACAGTAGATGTTAATGTAAATACTGTCGAGGAAGCAGAAGAAAAAGGCGTTAACAAGATTGATTTACTTTTGTTGGCTGAACAGTTTTTGGAAACTGAAAAATCTAGTGAGACTTCTGAgcaagacaatattattaagaattactcaaacaataataatttaactg CTGTAGAGGAAAAATTATGCAGTTATGAGTTTGAAGAAAACCCCACCAAACCACTTGAGgtgacaataaataaaaatggcattaaaaaagtttataccAAGAAATCATTTGCTCAGAGTAGCACCACTATTTTCCAGTCAGTtgacaaattaaaagttaactcAAAATTAGATACAATCAAAAAGGCACCTAAGTACTCTAGTGTTAAAGttcaaaatcgaaaaatgtCTGACTCAAGTTTATCATCTTCTGGTCAAGTAAAACGTGGACCAGGTCGTCcaaaaaaagtattgaaatGTGATGATGGAAATAACAACAATGGAAATAATGAACTAGATGTAAAAGAAAAACGGTTGAAATTGGATTGTAGTTCAAAAACCAAACATAAGACTTCTAGTTCCTCTTCATCAGATCTCTCTCCTCCCGTGTTAGAACCATGGAGTCCTTTTTCACCTAGAAAGATTTCAACACATACCCCACCCACATTATCACCAGTTTCATCAGGGGCTAAACACTCTGATGCTAAAAAATTATCGGATGATGATAAgttctatcaaaaaaaatttgtcaaaaaacgCTCTACATCATCAATTATG ACTAGTGAAGATGAATTCAGACCACCTTTAAAGAAACGAAAAGTTGGTCGACCAAGAAAAAACCCAAACCCATTTGATGAAGTCATTAAAAAACATCTGTCTCAAAGTCCAAAGAAAGATAAACAACTTTCTTCATCATCAGGCTTGTTAAGCAGTGtttcaacaattaaaattaataaaatagagaCACCATCTTGTaaccaatacaaaataaaacccaAGTTAAAAGCTGAAGTTAaa attaaacATTGGAATGTGGAGGATGAAGATGACGAAATCCAAGACCAAGATGATATATTAGGTTTGCCagaatatgtatgtaaaaaacgCCAAATAGCTGATGCATTGCATAGAGtg tCTCCCTGTGCTATCAATAAGCCAGCAGTGATCCCTAAGAAGATAATGTtttcaaatgcatcattagaTAGTGTAGACAGTTTAGATGATACTGCTTTATTTCCGCAAAGGGAAGAATCATATAGCCCTATTCCAGTGAGAAGTCAAACTTCAGAATCTTCTGATAATTCTCTTGCACAAACCAACGAAG AACGGGATAGTTCTACTACGGTCGAACTCGCTGAACGACAATGCACACCCGTCAGTCCGAGTCGACCGAATGTAGAAATAACTACCGTCGAT gaTGATCACGAAAGAAGAAGACTGAAAAAGAAACGCAAACATAGGAAACATAAACACAGTCATGATGAAACAAGAAccaaacataaacataaacacCACAAAAAACATCACAAAAAGCATAAGCGACATCGAGATTCTGATTTAGAGCTTTCGGTATCTGAACCACCTACTCTATCTCCCCAAAGACTTATTGTAGACACCATAGAAGACGATGATGacgatgatgataatgatgattGCAAATCTAAAGAA AATGACTCCAGTGAAGTTGAAAGCAGTGATGTACCAGCATTTCTGTCTGATCAACAAATATGGAAGTGGTCAGGTGACAGTTATAAGCGCCCAGGCCGGGGTGGCAATAAGAAGACTTTTTACAAGTCTATCAGTAGAGGAGACGAAACCATAAgt ATTGGGGACTGTGCTGTGTTTTTGTCTTCTGGTCAATTGGATCGACCTTTTATTGGTAAAGTTAACTCTATGTGGGAGACTAATCAGGAAAAAATGCAAGTAAaagtattttggttttatcATCCTGAAGAGACTGCCAGTGACTTTACTGGAAATCTACCATACCCA ggAGCATTATTCAAATCACctcataatgatattaatgatgTGCAAAGTATTATGAATGGATGTCAAGTGGTATCAATAGAAGAGTTCAGTTCAATTGTCGAAAAAGATGCTAAAcggttgaaaaatatatatgtaaataatgatCTATTCTATTTAGCCGGAGACTATGAGCCAGTCATGAAAATGATAAACTTCAGTGATGGTGTAGTGTTAACACCGAGTAAAACATGA